The proteins below come from a single Caenibius sp. WL genomic window:
- the cofE gene encoding coenzyme F420-0:L-glutamate ligase, with amino-acid sequence MSARRLTAVGLDAIGDVAAGDDLAALLTDALTAAGETLQPGDVIALAQKIVSKAEGRGVRLADVTPTPPAEELAGVTGKDPRLCELLLRETHTVLRQREGLVVVEDVRGMVLANAGIDASNVAADGESVLLLPEDPDASARALRAALERRTGVAPAVVIIDSIGRAWRQGTVGTAIGVAGMPALLDLRGQPDMHGRLLETTELGLADEVAAAASLLMGQADERCPAVLLRGLTVTGDGAARDLLRPRDRDMFR; translated from the coding sequence GTGAGCGCCCGCCGCCTGACGGCAGTCGGGCTGGACGCAATCGGCGATGTCGCCGCGGGGGATGATCTCGCGGCGCTGCTGACGGATGCCCTCACCGCCGCCGGGGAGACGCTCCAGCCGGGCGATGTGATCGCGCTGGCGCAGAAGATCGTTTCCAAGGCCGAAGGGCGCGGCGTGCGCCTTGCCGATGTCACCCCCACCCCCCCGGCGGAGGAACTGGCAGGGGTGACGGGCAAGGACCCGCGCCTGTGCGAACTGCTGCTGCGCGAAACGCACACGGTGCTGCGCCAGCGCGAAGGGCTGGTCGTGGTGGAGGATGTGCGCGGCATGGTGTTGGCCAATGCCGGGATCGATGCCTCCAATGTCGCTGCGGACGGGGAAAGCGTGCTGCTGCTGCCCGAAGACCCGGACGCCAGCGCCCGCGCCCTGCGCGCCGCGCTGGAGCGGCGCACCGGCGTGGCCCCCGCCGTGGTCATCATCGACAGCATCGGCCGCGCCTGGCGGCAGGGCACCGTGGGCACCGCCATCGGCGTTGCCGGGATGCCTGCGCTGCTCGACCTGCGGGGCCAGCCCGATATGCACGGTCGCCTGCTGGAAACCACTGAACTGGGGCTGGCCGACGAAGTGGCCGCCGCCGCTTCGCTGCTGATGGGGCAGGCGGACGAACGCTGCCCCGCCGTGCTGCTGCGCGGGCTCACCGTCACCGGCGACGGTGCGGCGCGTGATCTGCTGCGCCCGCGCGACCGGGACATGTTCCGATGA
- a CDS encoding LLM class flavin-dependent oxidoreductase: MRFHYAEAMTAVSNYIPLAQAAEANGYAGYVIPDSLIYPKASDTEYSYTEDGGREFLENKPFIESFIMATAIGIATTKLEMTTNVVKLPVRPPLYSAKLASSIAALTNNRFNLGVGLSVWPEDYKAMGVDFAKRGKRFDECIDIVRGLCAGGYFEYHGEFYDLDPVKLNPVPTKPLPILIGGFSDAAFKRAARNDGFMHAGNGTREEMAAMLAKIQQYRVEYGTQDKPFRIFATAMGEMTLDLVKHYQDIGVTDMPIAFRSLYAVEEDTQPLQQKIDDLSRFADQVIAKL, from the coding sequence ATGCGGTTCCACTACGCCGAAGCCATGACGGCCGTTTCGAACTACATCCCGCTTGCGCAAGCGGCGGAAGCGAACGGCTATGCCGGCTATGTCATCCCCGACAGCCTGATCTATCCCAAGGCCTCGGACACCGAGTATTCCTACACCGAGGACGGTGGCCGCGAATTCCTCGAAAACAAGCCGTTCATCGAAAGCTTTATCATGGCGACCGCCATCGGCATCGCCACCACCAAGCTGGAAATGACGACCAACGTGGTCAAGCTGCCGGTGCGCCCGCCGCTCTATTCGGCCAAGCTTGCCTCCTCCATCGCGGCGCTGACCAACAACCGCTTCAATCTCGGCGTCGGCCTCAGCGTGTGGCCGGAAGACTACAAGGCGATGGGCGTCGATTTCGCCAAGCGCGGCAAGCGTTTCGATGAATGCATCGATATCGTGCGCGGCCTCTGCGCGGGCGGCTATTTCGAATACCACGGCGAATTCTACGATCTCGATCCGGTCAAGCTGAACCCGGTGCCGACCAAGCCGCTGCCGATCCTGATCGGCGGCTTCTCCGACGCCGCGTTCAAGCGCGCCGCCCGCAACGACGGGTTCATGCACGCGGGCAACGGCACGCGCGAGGAAATGGCCGCGATGCTGGCCAAGATCCAGCAATACCGCGTCGAATACGGCACGCAGGACAAGCCGTTCCGCATTTTCGCCACCGCCATGGGCGAAATGACGCTGGACCTGGTGAAGCACTATCAGGATATCGGTGTGACCGACATGCCGATCGCGTTCCGCAGCCTCTACGCGGTGGAAGAAGACACCCAGCCGCTGCAGCAGAAGATCGACGATCTCTCGCGTTTCGCCGATCAGGTGATCGCGAAGCTCTGA
- a CDS encoding MFS transporter translates to MNGPDSHDTAENRSGLYAGYVLILLLAINTLSYADRFVFSILIPDIKKAFGTSDSVLGLLGGPAFMISFVLFTLPLARLGDRWSRRSVVAISATVWSLASAACGVVGNIVQMGIARVLVGVGEAGAMPSSQAMVAGLFSERRRSTALGVLTSASQLGVMAGLAGGAAIAAHWGWQTAFIALSLPGVALGVLIWLTGPKQARTVATAAAPGMDTSMAQAIKRYLATPSLRYIALGVGVYNIFGYAGITWLPAYLTRSHGLTVLETGTWLGIGSAVGGVLGVVSSGMLVDKLRHRNESWQLRIPAIGLFATIPILVVTFLLPGGIRFGFGGFSAPGVAVLLITSAYVSALWTAPAYGAISRLIPPGERAQAVGVFVVIINLIGSVLGPPIAGLASDFLTPLFAHDAMRYSLLSMTVLVLAGAILAALAARSFKADLARANA, encoded by the coding sequence GTGAACGGTCCGGATTCGCACGACACCGCGGAAAATCGCTCTGGCCTCTATGCGGGCTACGTTCTCATTCTGCTCCTGGCGATCAACACGCTCAGTTATGCTGACCGGTTCGTGTTTTCGATCCTGATTCCCGATATCAAGAAAGCGTTCGGCACCAGCGATTCGGTGCTGGGCCTGCTGGGCGGGCCCGCGTTCATGATCAGCTTCGTGCTGTTCACGCTTCCCCTCGCGCGGCTGGGCGATCGCTGGTCGCGGCGTAGCGTGGTCGCGATCTCGGCCACTGTCTGGAGCCTCGCCAGCGCGGCCTGCGGCGTGGTCGGCAATATCGTCCAGATGGGCATCGCGCGGGTTCTGGTGGGGGTCGGCGAAGCCGGCGCCATGCCGTCCTCGCAAGCCATGGTCGCCGGCCTGTTCAGCGAACGGCGGCGCTCCACCGCGCTCGGCGTCCTCACCTCTGCCTCGCAACTGGGGGTGATGGCGGGGCTGGCGGGCGGCGCCGCCATCGCCGCCCACTGGGGCTGGCAGACCGCGTTCATCGCCCTGTCGCTGCCCGGTGTCGCGCTGGGCGTACTGATCTGGCTGACCGGGCCGAAACAGGCCCGCACCGTGGCCACCGCCGCCGCGCCGGGCATGGATACGAGCATGGCGCAGGCGATCAAGCGCTACCTCGCCACGCCATCGCTGCGCTACATCGCGCTCGGCGTCGGGGTGTACAACATTTTCGGCTATGCCGGGATCACCTGGCTACCGGCCTATCTCACCCGCTCCCACGGGCTCACCGTGCTCGAAACCGGCACCTGGCTGGGGATCGGTTCCGCCGTCGGCGGCGTGCTGGGCGTGGTGAGCAGCGGCATGCTGGTCGACAAGCTGCGCCATCGCAACGAAAGCTGGCAATTGCGCATTCCCGCTATCGGCTTGTTCGCCACGATCCCGATCCTGGTCGTCACGTTCCTGCTTCCCGGCGGCATCCGCTTCGGGTTCGGCGGCTTCAGCGCCCCCGGAGTCGCGGTGCTGCTGATCACCAGCGCCTATGTCAGCGCGCTGTGGACCGCGCCCGCCTATGGCGCGATCTCGCGGCTGATCCCGCCCGGCGAACGGGCCCAGGCCGTGGGCGTGTTCGTGGTCATCATCAATCTGATCGGCAGCGTGCTCGGCCCGCCGATCGCCGGGCTGGCCAGCGATTTCCTCACGCCGCTGTTCGCGCACGATGCGATGCGGTACAGTCTGCTTTCGATGACGGTTCTGGTGCTGGCGGGGGCCATTCTTGCCGCGCTGGCCGCGCGCTCGTTCAAAGCCGACCTTGCCCGTGCCAACGCCTGA
- a CDS encoding nuclear transport factor 2 family protein — translation MTVEERLAALEARLQAAEDELAIMRLLASYGPLVDSGQSEAAAAMWIAGGTYDYSGGAVAHAPGGLIAAYEGPEHQGLIADGCSHLTAPPRITLLGDRAEALAYSYVARRRDGEWFLYRAAINRWQLVRTPAGWRIENRTNRLLEGTEDSYAVMREGSAV, via the coding sequence ATGACGGTTGAGGAACGATTGGCGGCGCTGGAGGCGCGCTTGCAGGCGGCCGAGGATGAACTGGCGATCATGCGCCTGCTGGCGAGCTACGGCCCGCTGGTGGATAGCGGGCAAAGCGAAGCGGCGGCGGCGATGTGGATCGCGGGCGGCACTTACGATTATTCCGGCGGCGCCGTGGCCCATGCGCCCGGTGGGCTGATCGCCGCCTATGAAGGGCCAGAGCATCAGGGGCTGATTGCCGATGGCTGTTCCCACCTCACCGCGCCGCCGCGCATCACGCTGCTGGGCGACCGGGCCGAAGCGCTTGCCTATTCCTACGTCGCCCGGCGGCGCGATGGCGAATGGTTCCTCTACCGCGCGGCGATCAACCGCTGGCAACTGGTGCGCACCCCGGCAGGCTGGCGGATCGAAAACCGCACCAACCGCTTGCTCGAAGGGACGGAGGATTCCTACGCCGTGATGCGGGAGGGATCGGCGGTTTAA
- the cofD gene encoding 2-phospho-L-lactate transferase has protein sequence MRVRVLALCGGIGGAKLALGLSHVLPPEDLAILVNTGDDFEHLGLAVSPDVDTVTYTLAGLNNTELGWGLAGETWAFMDQLRLLGGEDWFNLGDRDLALHVERTRRLAAGESLSAITADVARRLGVAPALWPMADDPVRTVLDTDEGTLAFQRYFVGRRAQPAVRAIAYQGAQTARPNPDAMAALADPALEAVIVCPSNPWLSIAPLLAMPALRDALATTAAPVIAVSPIVGGQAIKGPTAKLMEELGLPVTASAVAGFYAGIADGYVLDETDRALQSDVAALGMAADVQPTVMHDLATKEALARAVLAFAERLRRAAA, from the coding sequence ATGAGGGTGCGTGTCCTCGCGCTGTGCGGCGGGATCGGCGGGGCCAAGCTCGCGCTCGGCCTGTCGCATGTCCTGCCGCCGGAGGACCTGGCGATCCTCGTCAACACCGGGGACGATTTCGAGCATCTGGGCCTCGCCGTCTCGCCCGATGTCGATACCGTCACTTATACGCTGGCCGGGCTGAACAACACCGAACTCGGTTGGGGTCTGGCTGGCGAAACATGGGCTTTCATGGATCAGCTCAGGCTGCTGGGCGGGGAAGACTGGTTCAATCTCGGCGACCGCGATCTGGCGCTGCATGTCGAGCGGACCCGGCGGCTCGCCGCGGGCGAGAGCCTGTCCGCGATCACCGCCGATGTGGCGCGCAGGCTGGGCGTGGCCCCGGCGCTGTGGCCGATGGCGGACGATCCGGTGCGCACCGTGCTCGACACCGACGAGGGCACGCTGGCCTTCCAGCGCTATTTCGTCGGCCGCCGCGCACAACCGGCGGTGCGGGCCATCGCCTATCAGGGCGCGCAGACCGCCCGCCCCAACCCCGATGCCATGGCCGCGCTGGCCGATCCGGCGCTGGAGGCGGTGATCGTCTGCCCTTCAAACCCGTGGCTCAGCATCGCCCCGCTGCTCGCCATGCCCGCCTTGCGTGACGCGCTGGCCACAACCGCCGCGCCCGTGATCGCGGTGTCCCCGATCGTCGGCGGGCAGGCGATCAAGGGCCCCACCGCCAAGCTGATGGAGGAACTGGGCCTGCCCGTCACCGCCAGCGCCGTGGCCGGGTTCTACGCCGGAATCGCCGATGGCTACGTGCTCGACGAGACCGACCGGGCCCTGCAAAGCGATGTCGCCGCGCTCGGCATGGCGGCCGATGTGCAGCCCACGGTGATGCACGATCTCGCCACCAAGGAGGCGCTGGCCCGCGCGGTTCTCGCCTTTGCCGAAAGGCTGCGCCGCGCGGCCGCTTGA
- a CDS encoding membrane-bound PQQ-dependent dehydrogenase, glucose/quinate/shikimate family has product MQEAATGQSRARFFHNIPLAALVLGAIFAAIGLILTIGGIWLAVVGGSLYYVLAGLGLLASAWFLLRGNRLGTWIYAAVYAATVVWALWESGANPWALIPRLVGPTVLLALLLLFAPLLDRHRTSWRNAGLGAAGAVGLLAVILIGAAALQPGGPRSPFPEELRMAAGNDAVGTDWPAWGGTQAGQRYSTLDQITPKNASKLTVAWTAHTGDLPSGAGVGKYAAETTPIKIGDRLYLCTARNILLALDAASGKEIWRYDPKVSDRAIPYSASCRGVTAYRRGDMSSATGTPGVQLASARAATPQAATPPLRSFGPTSLQPARACDLRIIEGTLDGRLIAVDAADGRPCADFGLNGQVDIKQGMGTVYPGMISITAPPVIVRGNIVTGHQVLDGQTRYAPSGVIQAFNAETGAFAWAWDMGRPGKTTPPEPGEQYTRGTPNMWTTASADEQLGLVYVPTGNAAVDYLSRHRTSQENEFSSSLVALDATTGRPVWRFQTVRMDVWDYDLGSQPTLVNLRDGTPAVILPSKQGEIFVLDRRTGQPLHGVKEAKAPTSGLEPDLRSPTQPHSQFNSLRQPNMAESDMWGMSPIDQMICRIQYRRSVYQGYYTPPQADRPWLQYPGYNGGSDWGSVAIDPVHGVIVANYNDMPNRNKLVPRKEADRRGWKPRGPDGNQGGNKAEGMGDPQADTPYAVNVNAGWRLGLTGLLCKQPPYGGIRAIDMLTGKTIWDRPFGSARANGPWGIGLGLPFSIGTPNNGGAVVTAGGLIFIAGTTDNLIRAIDIRTGETVWSDVLPGGGQANVMTYEQGGRQFVVVMAGGHHFMETPISDALVAYALPVKG; this is encoded by the coding sequence ATGCAAGAAGCAGCCACTGGGCAATCGCGCGCGCGGTTCTTCCACAATATCCCCCTCGCAGCATTGGTATTGGGCGCGATTTTCGCGGCTATCGGGCTGATTCTCACTATCGGCGGCATATGGCTCGCCGTGGTCGGCGGCTCGCTCTACTATGTCCTTGCCGGGCTCGGCCTGCTGGCCTCTGCCTGGTTCCTGTTGCGCGGCAACCGGCTGGGGACGTGGATCTATGCGGCGGTCTATGCGGCGACCGTGGTGTGGGCCCTGTGGGAAAGCGGTGCCAACCCCTGGGCGCTGATCCCGCGCCTGGTCGGCCCCACCGTGCTGCTCGCCCTGTTGCTGCTGTTCGCGCCGCTGCTCGACCGGCATCGCACATCATGGCGCAATGCCGGATTGGGCGCGGCGGGGGCCGTGGGCCTGCTCGCCGTCATCCTGATCGGCGCGGCGGCGCTGCAACCGGGCGGGCCGCGCAGCCCCTTCCCCGAAGAATTGCGCATGGCGGCGGGCAACGATGCCGTGGGCACCGACTGGCCCGCATGGGGCGGCACGCAGGCCGGGCAGCGCTATTCCACGCTGGACCAAATCACGCCCAAGAACGCTTCGAAGCTCACAGTCGCGTGGACCGCGCATACCGGCGATCTGCCCAGCGGGGCGGGTGTCGGCAAGTATGCGGCGGAAACCACTCCGATCAAGATCGGCGACCGGCTCTATCTTTGCACAGCGCGCAATATCCTGCTCGCGCTCGATGCCGCCAGCGGCAAGGAAATCTGGCGCTACGATCCCAAGGTTTCGGACCGGGCCATCCCCTATTCCGCCTCCTGCCGCGGCGTGACCGCCTATCGCCGGGGGGACATGAGTTCGGCCACCGGCACGCCGGGCGTGCAGCTGGCTTCGGCCCGGGCAGCCACACCGCAGGCAGCCACGCCGCCGCTGCGCAGTTTCGGCCCCACATCCCTGCAGCCCGCGCGCGCCTGCGATCTGCGGATCATCGAAGGCACGCTGGATGGGCGGCTGATCGCGGTCGACGCCGCCGACGGGCGCCCCTGCGCCGATTTCGGGCTCAACGGGCAGGTGGATATCAAGCAGGGTATGGGCACCGTCTATCCGGGCATGATTTCGATCACCGCCCCGCCGGTGATCGTGCGCGGCAATATCGTCACCGGGCATCAGGTGCTCGACGGGCAGACGCGCTATGCCCCCTCCGGTGTGATCCAGGCGTTCAATGCCGAAACCGGCGCGTTCGCCTGGGCGTGGGACATGGGGCGGCCGGGCAAGACCACCCCGCCCGAACCGGGCGAACAGTACACGCGCGGCACGCCCAACATGTGGACCACCGCCAGCGCCGACGAACAATTGGGGCTGGTCTATGTCCCCACCGGCAATGCGGCGGTCGATTATCTCAGCCGCCACCGCACGTCGCAGGAGAACGAATTCTCCTCCTCGCTGGTGGCGCTCGATGCGACCACGGGCCGCCCGGTATGGCGGTTCCAGACAGTGCGGATGGACGTGTGGGACTATGACCTTGGCAGCCAGCCGACGCTGGTCAACCTGCGCGACGGCACCCCGGCGGTGATCCTCCCCTCCAAGCAGGGGGAAATCTTCGTGCTCGACCGCCGCACCGGGCAGCCGCTCCACGGGGTGAAGGAAGCCAAGGCGCCGACAAGCGGGCTCGAACCCGATCTGCGCAGCCCGACCCAGCCGCATTCGCAGTTCAATTCGCTGCGTCAGCCCAACATGGCCGAAAGCGATATGTGGGGGATGAGCCCGATCGACCAGATGATCTGCCGCATCCAGTATCGCCGTTCGGTCTATCAGGGGTATTACACCCCGCCGCAGGCCGACCGGCCGTGGCTGCAATATCCCGGCTACAACGGCGGATCGGACTGGGGCTCGGTCGCCATCGATCCGGTGCACGGCGTGATCGTCGCCAATTACAACGACATGCCCAACCGCAACAAGCTGGTCCCGCGCAAGGAAGCCGACCGGCGCGGCTGGAAGCCGCGCGGGCCCGATGGCAACCAGGGCGGCAACAAGGCCGAAGGGATGGGTGATCCGCAGGCGGACACGCCCTATGCGGTGAATGTCAACGCGGGCTGGCGGCTCGGCCTCACCGGGCTGCTGTGCAAACAGCCCCCCTATGGCGGCATCCGCGCCATCGACATGCTGACGGGCAAGACGATCTGGGACCGCCCGTTCGGCTCCGCCCGCGCCAACGGCCCGTGGGGGATTGGCCTCGGCCTGCCGTTCAGCATCGGCACGCCCAACAACGGCGGCGCGGTGGTGACGGCGGGCGGGCTGATCTTCATCGCCGGCACGACCGACAACCTGATCCGCGCCATCGACATCCGCACCGGCGAAACGGTGTGGAGCGATGTCCTCCCCGGCGGCGGGCAGGCCAATGTCATGACTTACGAACAGGGCGGGCGGCAATTCGTGGTGGTGATGGCCGGCGGCCACCACTTCATGGAAACCCCGATCAGCGACGCGCTGGTGGCCTATGCGCTGCCGGTGAAGGGGTGA
- the cofH gene encoding 5-amino-6-(D-ribitylamino)uracil--L-tyrosine 4-hydroxyphenyl transferase CofH, with amino-acid sequence MTGNGISQAELRRIAAEEPLDALMARAAALRDQGFGALVTYSRKVFIPLTHLCRDVCSYCTFAKPPQKGQRNFLSPDEVLAIARAGEMAGCREALFTLGDKPELRYRAAREELADLGYASTIEYLAAMCRLVLEETSLFPHANPGVMTREELAALRTVSISQGIMLESTAQHLCERGGPHFGSPDKDPAVRLACIRDAGELQIPFTSGILIGIGETREERIDALFALRDLHEQYGHIQEIIVQNFRAKADTRMAFADEPDREDLLWTIAVARLCFGPGMTIQAPPNLAGSGFGELIDAGINDWGGVSPVTPDHVNPEAPWPAIARLAEETAAHGGILAERFAVHPSHLLDLNRWQDPALHRPLREAMDTQGLPRSDGWRVGGAEPAPELTLNPGAIRDPRIAAALGDVAAGKTLSEAAVVALLAARGPDFDAVCTAADTLRQETAGETVRFVVNRNINYTNICFHKCAFCAFSKGKLAAELRGPAYDLDLAEVTRRTAEAWDRGATEVCMQGGIHPHYTGQTYLDLLAAAKAGAPAMHVHAFSPLEVRHGADSLGIGIAEFLTLLRDAGLGSLPGTAAEILDDEVRETLCPEKLTTAEWFEVIEAAHSVGLRTTATIMYGHIERPEHQARHLLRIRALQERTGGFTEFVPLPFVAMEAPIYRKGGARPGPTFREAVLMHAVARIVLHPVIPNIQVSWVKMGETGVRAALAAGVNDLGGTLMNESISRAAGAEHGQEWAPATMERVIAGEGRVCGQRSTLYGPVSDERIAAGRNAQPLTPMVQTAPTKRRDNSKLEGTLVRHG; translated from the coding sequence ATGACCGGCAACGGGATCAGCCAGGCCGAATTGCGGCGCATCGCGGCGGAAGAACCGCTCGATGCGCTGATGGCGCGCGCCGCCGCCCTGCGCGATCAGGGCTTCGGCGCGCTCGTCACTTATTCGCGCAAGGTGTTCATCCCGCTGACCCACCTGTGCCGCGACGTGTGCTCCTACTGCACGTTCGCTAAGCCCCCACAGAAGGGGCAGCGCAATTTCCTCAGCCCCGATGAAGTGCTGGCCATCGCCCGCGCGGGCGAAATGGCCGGGTGCCGCGAAGCGCTGTTCACACTGGGGGACAAGCCCGAACTGCGCTATCGCGCCGCGCGGGAGGAACTGGCCGATCTCGGCTATGCCAGCACTATCGAATATCTCGCCGCGATGTGCCGCCTGGTGCTGGAAGAAACCAGCCTGTTCCCCCACGCCAATCCGGGGGTGATGACGCGGGAAGAACTGGCCGCGCTGCGCACGGTATCGATTTCGCAGGGGATCATGCTGGAAAGCACCGCGCAGCACCTCTGCGAACGCGGCGGCCCGCATTTCGGCTCGCCCGACAAGGACCCGGCGGTGCGGCTCGCCTGCATCCGCGATGCGGGCGAATTGCAGATACCCTTCACTAGCGGCATCCTGATCGGCATCGGCGAAACGCGGGAGGAGCGGATCGACGCGCTGTTCGCCCTGCGCGATCTGCACGAACAATACGGCCACATTCAGGAAATTATCGTCCAGAATTTCCGCGCCAAGGCCGATACCCGCATGGCCTTTGCCGACGAGCCGGACCGGGAAGACCTGCTGTGGACCATCGCCGTGGCGCGCCTGTGCTTCGGCCCCGGCATGACCATCCAGGCCCCGCCCAATCTGGCGGGCAGCGGCTTCGGCGAACTGATCGATGCAGGAATCAACGACTGGGGCGGCGTTTCCCCCGTCACCCCCGATCACGTCAACCCCGAGGCCCCGTGGCCCGCGATTGCGCGCCTTGCGGAAGAAACCGCCGCGCATGGCGGCATTCTGGCGGAACGGTTCGCGGTGCATCCCTCGCACCTGCTCGATCTCAATCGCTGGCAGGACCCGGCGCTGCATCGCCCCTTGCGCGAAGCGATGGATACGCAGGGCCTGCCGCGCAGCGATGGCTGGCGCGTCGGCGGGGCGGAACCCGCGCCCGAACTGACGCTGAACCCCGGCGCCATCCGCGATCCGCGCATTGCCGCCGCGCTGGGCGATGTGGCTGCGGGCAAGACGCTGAGCGAAGCGGCGGTCGTCGCGCTGCTGGCGGCACGCGGGCCCGATTTCGATGCCGTCTGCACGGCGGCGGACACACTGCGGCAGGAGACGGCGGGCGAGACGGTGCGCTTCGTCGTCAACCGCAATATCAATTACACCAACATCTGCTTCCACAAGTGCGCGTTCTGCGCTTTCTCCAAAGGCAAACTGGCCGCCGAACTGCGCGGGCCCGCCTACGATCTCGATCTGGCCGAAGTCACCCGCCGCACCGCCGAGGCGTGGGATCGCGGGGCGACCGAAGTCTGCATGCAGGGCGGCATCCACCCGCATTACACCGGGCAGACCTATCTCGATCTGCTCGCCGCCGCCAAAGCGGGGGCCCCGGCGATGCACGTCCACGCTTTCTCCCCGCTGGAAGTGCGCCACGGGGCGGATTCGCTGGGCATCGGCATCGCGGAATTCCTCACTCTGCTGCGCGATGCGGGGCTGGGCAGCCTGCCGGGCACGGCGGCGGAAATCCTCGACGACGAAGTGCGTGAAACGCTCTGCCCCGAAAAGCTGACCACCGCCGAATGGTTCGAAGTGATCGAAGCCGCGCACAGCGTCGGCCTGCGCACCACCGCCACGATCATGTACGGCCATATCGAACGGCCCGAACATCAGGCCCGCCACCTGCTGCGCATCCGCGCCTTGCAGGAACGCACCGGCGGCTTCACCGAATTCGTCCCCCTGCCGTTCGTCGCGATGGAAGCGCCGATCTATCGCAAGGGTGGCGCACGGCCTGGCCCCACCTTCCGCGAGGCGGTGCTGATGCATGCCGTGGCGCGGATCGTGCTGCACCCGGTGATCCCCAATATCCAGGTTTCGTGGGTCAAGATGGGCGAAACCGGCGTGCGCGCGGCGCTGGCGGCGGGCGTCAACGATCTTGGCGGCACTTTGATGAACGAAAGCATTTCGCGCGCGGCGGGCGCCGAACACGGGCAGGAATGGGCCCCCGCCACGATGGAGCGCGTGATCGCGGGCGAGGGCCGGGTGTGCGGCCAGCGCAGCACGCTCTATGGCCCCGTTTCGGACGAACGGATCGCGGCGGGGCGCAATGCGCAGCCGCTCACCCCCATGGTACAGACCGCCCCGACAAAGCGGCGGGACAACAGCAAACTGGAAGGAACACTGGTTCGACATGGCTGA
- the npdG gene encoding NADPH-dependent F420 reductase, protein MADSKAVIAVLGGTGHEGAGLAARWAKAGFPVVIGSRDAGRAADAAAEMATRTGGNVRGLANADAAAAGEIVVLAVPYTGQQALAEEVRAHLGDKILIDVTVPLVPPKVARVQLPEGGSAVEALQKKLGESVRVVAAFQNVSAHQLADLDSDVNCDVLVAGDDVDAREVVCQLAKAIGITAIHAGPLANSAAAEALTSVLIAINKRYKVADGAGIRITGIPDLA, encoded by the coding sequence ATGGCTGACAGCAAGGCAGTAATCGCGGTTCTGGGCGGCACCGGGCACGAAGGCGCCGGTCTTGCCGCGCGCTGGGCCAAGGCGGGCTTTCCCGTCGTCATCGGTTCGCGCGATGCGGGCCGCGCGGCGGATGCCGCCGCCGAAATGGCCACGAGGACCGGCGGCAATGTGCGCGGGCTGGCCAATGCCGATGCGGCAGCGGCGGGCGAAATCGTCGTCCTCGCCGTGCCCTATACCGGGCAGCAGGCATTGGCCGAGGAAGTGCGCGCCCATCTAGGCGACAAGATCCTGATCGACGTGACCGTGCCGCTGGTCCCGCCCAAAGTTGCCCGCGTGCAATTGCCCGAAGGCGGCTCCGCCGTCGAAGCGCTGCAGAAGAAGCTGGGCGAAAGCGTGCGCGTGGTCGCCGCGTTCCAGAACGTTTCCGCCCATCAACTGGCCGATCTGGACAGCGACGTGAACTGCGACGTTCTGGTGGCGGGTGACGATGTCGATGCGCGCGAAGTGGTGTGCCAGCTGGCCAAGGCCATCGGCATCACCGCGATCCATGCAGGCCCGCTGGCCAATTCGGCGGCGGCCGAAGCGCTGACTTCCGTCCTGATCGCGATCAACAAGCGGTACAAGGTGGCCGACGGCGCGGGCATCCGCATCACCGGCATCCCGGACCTGGCGTGA
- the cofC gene encoding 2-phospho-L-lactate guanylyltransferase → MLWTLIPAKSFPHAKRRLAPVLSEAERAALSAALLTRTVRVAKAAFPAQPVLVVATGEDAAQAALAAGADRTIAPMAEGLNPQLAEAARQVPPADALLVLHADLPLLTPADLAALAAAPGPVVIAPDHRGEGTNALLQRTADRFFAFGPGSCARHGEEAASRGMAPTLLPRPGLARDLDEAEDWAAVQAALGHRDSPLPAAALIAHLLGPV, encoded by the coding sequence ATGCTCTGGACGCTGATCCCGGCCAAATCGTTCCCCCATGCCAAGCGCAGGCTGGCCCCCGTGCTGAGCGAGGCGGAACGCGCCGCGCTTAGCGCCGCATTGCTCACCCGCACCGTGCGCGTGGCGAAAGCGGCGTTCCCGGCGCAGCCGGTGCTGGTCGTGGCCACGGGCGAGGATGCGGCGCAGGCGGCGCTGGCCGCCGGGGCCGACCGCACCATCGCGCCCATGGCCGAAGGGCTGAACCCGCAACTGGCGGAAGCGGCGCGGCAGGTGCCGCCCGCCGACGCCCTGCTGGTCCTCCACGCCGACCTGCCGCTGCTCACCCCCGCCGATCTCGCCGCGCTGGCCGCCGCGCCGGGCCCGGTCGTGATCGCCCCCGACCATCGCGGCGAAGGGACGAATGCCCTGCTCCAGCGCACGGCGGATCGCTTCTTCGCGTTCGGCCCCGGCAGTTGCGCCCGCCATGGGGAGGAAGCCGCCTCGCGCGGCATGGCCCCCACGCTGCTGCCTCGCCCCGGCCTCGCCCGCGATCTGGACGAAGCGGAAGACTGGGCCGCCGTGCAGGCCGCGCTGGGCCACCGCGATTCCCCCCTGCCCGCCGCCGCCCTGATCGCGCACCTGCTCGGCCCGGTCTGA